The genomic window GGGGGTTCAAATCCCCTCGTCTCCATTTTCTATAGAAAACCTGAAGGTCTCTGACCAGTCTAGGATAAAAGGGAAGTTTAATGTATCTGGGGAGGGTGACGGGAGTCGAACCCGCGACATGGGGATCCACAGTCCCCCGCTCTGCCAGCTGAGCTACACCCTCCTTGCAGGGTTAAAATTATACCACCCTGAAGGTTGGATAAGCCTTCAATGGCTTACCTTCTTTTAATTTATGCAGAAAATCGTTAGCTTGAAGCGATAATTCCCTTACATTAATGGGAAGGGGTACTTTACATCTTTCTAACTGAGGAATTGCTCTCCTTAGAACGTTTTCCGCCCTTTTCTCTTCTCCGCTCTGGTAATGGTGTAAAGCTATAGCGAAGCGTATAACCCCTTGATAACATTCCTTTTTTTCAGGCTCCTTCACAAGTTCCCACACCTCCTCAAGCACCTCATGAGCTTCGTAAAATCTTTCCTCACCCCACAACCGCTCTGCAACCTTAAGGAGTTCAAATTCCCTGTTTATACCCAACAGGTGCTCAGTACCAATCCTCTTTGAGGGCACCCTTTCGTAAAGAAGATGTAAGAAAGCATAAGCCTCTATGGGTTTTATCCTCTTTTTTCTTGTAGCTTCTATAAGTCTAAAATAGCTCCCCGGTTCATTAAGAGACAGAGCTTCTCCTGTGCTTTTTGTAATAGGTATAAAAATATGAGGATTTATCATATAGCCAAGGTGGGTAGCTATATAAAATTTTTGGTTTTCGGGCAGGTCAACAATCTCAATCAACCTTCTCAAAAGCTCTTCTGGGTCTTTTTCTTCAAGGACACCTTCAACATCCATACTCCTAAAAAAACTTTTTAGCCAGCCAAAAGCCTGTTTCCTTCTTTCTTTATCCGATATCAAAACGTCATAAAAACTCTCCCACGAATTTATTAGAACAAAGGGAGAGAAACACTCTGCAAGGGTAAGGGTTTTTTCCTTTGCTATGTACCCAAAGTATCTCTTGTATATCTGAATTTGAGAGCTGTCCTCAAGCCACAGTGACAGGTGCTTCTTGGTTCTTTCAAGCATAGAGAGGGCGATGTTCTTAGGACCTTTACCAACACGAAAGTTAGTGAGAGCCTTTGAGGCTTCTAAAGGTAAGCTCCTCTTTTCTATATGGATATAAAAATACTGAGCTGCTCCTAATATTCTCTCTTCCACATAGAAAAGATTAAAGGAAAGAAGGGGGCAAGAAAAAGGAGATATATCAGGTTACACCTGAGCCCCCATGCTCTTAGCCTTCTCTACAACCTCCTCTATGGTTCCAACCATGTAGAAAGCGTTTTCGGGAAGATGATCGTACTTGCCAGAGAGTATTTCCTTAAAGGACCTAATGGTATCTTCAAGCTTAACGTATTTACCCGGCATACCCGTAAACTGTTCGGCAACGTGGAAAGGTTGAGCAAGGAACTTCTGTATCCTTCTCGCCCTGTTAACTATAGCTTTATCCTCTTCGGATAGCTCCTCCATACCGAGTATCGCTATTATCTCCTGAAGCTCTTTATACCTCTGAAGTATCCTCTTAACTTCCATGGCAGTTTCGTAATGCTCATCTCCGACAAACTCAGGGGCAAGGTACTTAGAAGTTGATTCCAGAGGGTCTATAGCCGGGTATATCCCAAGCTCTGCAAGCCTCCTAGCCAGAACGGTTGTTGCGTCAAGGTGAGCGAATATGGAGTAAGGAGCAGGGTCTGTTATATCGTCTGCCGGTACGTAAACAGCCTGAACTGCAGTGATTGAACCTTTCTTAGTTGAGGTTATTCTCTCCTGAACTTCACCAACGTCCGTATTAAGGGTGGGCTGGTATCCGACCGCTGAAGGCAACCTACCAAGAAGTGTAGAAACTTCAGAACCCGCCTGAACAAACCTGAATATGTTGTCTATGAACGTCAGAACGTCCTGCCCTTCAACATCTCTGAAGTACTCAGCCATGGTGATTCCTGTCTGAGCAACCCTAAACCTAACCCCTGGAGGTTCGTTCATCTGTCCATAAACCATAACAGTGTAAGGAAGAACTCCCGATTCTTTCATTTCAAGCCAGAGGTCGTTCCCTTCCCTTGTCCTCTCGCCGACTCCAACAACAACAGAGTATCCTTTGTGGAACTTAGCTATGTTGTGAATAAGCTCCTGCATGAGAACTGTTTTTCCAACACCAGCACCCCCAAAGAGGCCAACTTTTCCACCCTTAACGTAAGGTTCAAGGAGGTCTACAACCTTTATACCTGTTTCAAGTATCTCAACCTTAGTGGATTGCTCATCAAGAGCAGGAGGCTCTCTGAACATGGGCCAGTACTCCTTAGCCTCCACAGGTCCTTGCTCATCAATGGGTTGTCCCACAACGTTAAATATCCTCCCGAGAACTTCCTTCCCAACAGGCACTCTTATTGGTCCTCCAAGGTACTCAACCTCCTGTCCCCTCACCAAACCATCTGAGGCACCCATTCCTACAGCTCTGACCCTGCTCTCTCCTATATGCTGAGCCACTTCAAAGAAAAGCTCCTCCTGCGCCCAATTTCCCTTGTCGTCTATGTACCTCCTTACAGTTTTAAGTCCGTGTTTGATAGGGGGGAGTTCCTTTGTGTCAAACTCAACGTCCACAACGGGACCTATAACCTGAACTATCCTTCCCACAAGCTTCTCTGCCATTACAAAACCTCCTAAGTGTTTACTTCATCGCCTCAGCGGCACCAACTATATCAATAAGCTCAAGAGTTATAGATTCCTGCCTTGCCTTGTTGAATATGAGTGTCCACTGCTTAACGAGATCATCGGCGTTCTTGGTAGCGTTGTCCATAGCTACCATTCTGGCAAAGTGTTCCGCAGCGTTGGATTCAACCATAGCCCTGTAAAGCTGGAAATTAAGGTAGAGGTCAAGAATTCTGTTCATAAACTCCTCTTCATCAACCTCAAAGGTGTAAATGTTATGAGCGTCCAAGGTTTCCTCCTCGGGCAGCTCAAAGGGCAGGAACTTTCTTATAACAGGCTTGTAACTAGCCCTTGTTATCATCTCGTTGTTTACAAGGTAAACAGCGTCAACCTCGCCTTTTGTAAACCTATCCCTAACAGTTTCAGAGACTTCTTTGGCTATGCCAAAGTTAACCTCCTTCCTGAAAACCTCGTCATAACCCTTCACAACCTTGTAGTTTCTTCTTGAAAAGTACTGATATCCTTTACGTCCTATAAGTATAAGGCTTGCATCAATACCCCTTTCACCTTTCTGGGCTATAAATCTTTCCGTTTCCCTGATTATGTTTGAGTTAAAGGCTCCGGCAAGCCCCCTGTCCGCCGTCACAAGTATAACATCTATCCTCTTCTCGTCTCTATCTTGCAAGAGGGGGTGGCTTTCTCGGTCTACATGGGCTGCCATGTCTCTAACCAGCTCGTATAACTTATCGGAGTAGGGTCTAGATGAGTAAAGAAGTTCTTGGGCACGCCTCAGCTTTGCTGCCGAAACCACCTTCATCGCGTTGGTTATACGCCTCGTGTTCTTGATACCCTGTATCTTCCTTCTTATATCTCTAGGAGACAGCTTTGGCATAACGGAGAGGTATTATAGCATAAGTCCTGTGGTAAAATCTTTGCTCATGGAATACGCCTTCTTTGAAGGAAAATTCGTCCCCATAGAGGAAGCAAATATAAACATAAAGACAAACTCATTCCATTACGGCACAGCTATATTTGAAGGCTTAAGGGCATACTGGAACGAGAAGCAGGAGCAGCTTTACATACTTTTTGCCCAAGAGCATTATGAGAGACTCTTAAGAAATGCAAGGGCTCTGTTCATGGAGCTTCCCTACACGGTGAAGGAGCTTGTTGATATAACAAGAGAACTCCTGATAAAAAACAACATAAGGCAGGATGTTTACATAAGACCCATAGTTTACTTTAAGGACTTAGCTCTCACTCCTAAGCTTATAGGCTACACACCTGAATTAGCCATGTACACTTACAACTTTGGTAGGTATCTTGACACCTCAGAAGGTATAAAGGTAAAGGTCTCCTCATGGAGGAGGAACGACGATAACTCTATACCTTCAAGGTGGAAGGTTGCAGGTGCCTACGTGAACAGTGCCCTGGCTAAAACGGAAGCCCTCATGGCAGGATACGATGAGGCGATACTTCTCAACTCCCAAGGGTACGTTTCGGAAGGTTCTGGAGAAAACATATTCCTTATAAGGGA from Hydrogenivirga caldilitoris includes these protein-coding regions:
- a CDS encoding DUF309 domain-containing protein, translating into MEERILGAAQYFYIHIEKRSLPLEASKALTNFRVGKGPKNIALSMLERTKKHLSLWLEDSSQIQIYKRYFGYIAKEKTLTLAECFSPFVLINSWESFYDVLISDKERRKQAFGWLKSFFRSMDVEGVLEEKDPEELLRRLIEIVDLPENQKFYIATHLGYMINPHIFIPITKSTGEALSLNEPGSYFRLIEATRKKRIKPIEAYAFLHLLYERVPSKRIGTEHLLGINREFELLKVAERLWGEERFYEAHEVLEEVWELVKEPEKKECYQGVIRFAIALHHYQSGEEKRAENVLRRAIPQLERCKVPLPINVRELSLQANDFLHKLKEGKPLKAYPTFRVV
- a CDS encoding F0F1 ATP synthase subunit gamma, which encodes MPKLSPRDIRRKIQGIKNTRRITNAMKVVSAAKLRRAQELLYSSRPYSDKLYELVRDMAAHVDRESHPLLQDRDEKRIDVILVTADRGLAGAFNSNIIRETERFIAQKGERGIDASLILIGRKGYQYFSRRNYKVVKGYDEVFRKEVNFGIAKEVSETVRDRFTKGEVDAVYLVNNEMITRASYKPVIRKFLPFELPEEETLDAHNIYTFEVDEEEFMNRILDLYLNFQLYRAMVESNAAEHFARMVAMDNATKNADDLVKQWTLIFNKARQESITLELIDIVGAAEAMK
- the ilvE gene encoding branched-chain-amino-acid transaminase: MEYAFFEGKFVPIEEANINIKTNSFHYGTAIFEGLRAYWNEKQEQLYILFAQEHYERLLRNARALFMELPYTVKELVDITRELLIKNNIRQDVYIRPIVYFKDLALTPKLIGYTPELAMYTYNFGRYLDTSEGIKVKVSSWRRNDDNSIPSRWKVAGAYVNSALAKTEALMAGYDEAILLNSQGYVSEGSGENIFLIRDGKAITPSYNEHILEGITRRAVISLLRNDLVVKVEERAVARSELYVADEIFLTGTAAEVTPVIEVDNRKVGTGKIGEVTKQLQELYFNAVRGNIERYRSWLTPVYEK
- the atpD gene encoding F0F1 ATP synthase subunit beta, with translation MAEKLVGRIVQVIGPVVDVEFDTKELPPIKHGLKTVRRYIDDKGNWAQEELFFEVAQHIGESRVRAVGMGASDGLVRGQEVEYLGGPIRVPVGKEVLGRIFNVVGQPIDEQGPVEAKEYWPMFREPPALDEQSTKVEILETGIKVVDLLEPYVKGGKVGLFGGAGVGKTVLMQELIHNIAKFHKGYSVVVGVGERTREGNDLWLEMKESGVLPYTVMVYGQMNEPPGVRFRVAQTGITMAEYFRDVEGQDVLTFIDNIFRFVQAGSEVSTLLGRLPSAVGYQPTLNTDVGEVQERITSTKKGSITAVQAVYVPADDITDPAPYSIFAHLDATTVLARRLAELGIYPAIDPLESTSKYLAPEFVGDEHYETAMEVKRILQRYKELQEIIAILGMEELSEEDKAIVNRARRIQKFLAQPFHVAEQFTGMPGKYVKLEDTIRSFKEILSGKYDHLPENAFYMVGTIEEVVEKAKSMGAQV